CTGGGCGCCCGCGCGGCGCCTGTCGATGGTCCTGCTGCTCGGTCTGTCCGCCGGGCTCGCCGCCAGCGCCCAGGCCGCGACGGACCTGATCCAGAGCAGCCGGGGCGGCTCACCACTGTGGGACTACTGCGAGGGCAAGCCCGCGGCCACCGTCCTGCCCGCCGACCCGCGTTCGCTCGTGCAGCCGGGCATCAGCACGGGCAAGGCGGTCGCGTTCAACGCGTACTGGAAGGACTGCCACACCGACCCGGCCGCGGTCCAGGAGGCCGGGCACCCGAAGACCTGCGGTGACCTCCGGGACCGCTTCTATCGCGGGGGCGGCCTGCTCGAGACGGGCTCGCCGACCGTCGCCGCGCTGTTCACGGGCGACAACACCCGCACGCTCGAATCGGTGTTCGGCGCGAGCACGCTGACGGCCACGCAGTACAACGCGCTGTGGACCACCTGGGGCGGCTTCGTCGTCCGCCCGGACAACTTCGACCAGCTCGTGGCCGAACGCTACGGTTCGGTGTTCGGCACGGGCCGCAACCCGTACCCCAAGCCCTTCGAGGACCCGAACCGCACGAACGGTGGCACCGGCCGCCTCCCGGAGATGTTCACGCAACTGCGCAATCCCGACGGCACGTGGAGCGGGCGCATCGGCGTCACGTGCCACGCGTGCCACAGCGGCGCGGCCAACGGCGTGCCGGCCCCGGGCGGCGGCAGCAGCCTGCAGGACCTGCACCTGTTCCTGCGCGACGCGCTGCCGCTCGGCTACCTGGCCTCGCTCGCGTCGATCGCGAACCTGACGCGAACCCGCGGCACGAACAACGCCAGCGACATCAACCTCGCCTTCGTGTTCCCCGACCAGGGCCTGCTGCCGCTCGACACGTTCCTCGGCGTGCTCGCGTCGGGCTCCACCGCGTCGATGGACACGCCGGCCTGGTGGAACATGGGCCACCGTCCGGTGAAGTTCGTCGACGGCGTGTTCCCGATGGACGCACCGCGCGTGGACATGGTGTTCTACACGCCGCTGCTGGGCCTGTTCGGCTCGGTGGGCGGCCCGCTGTCCGAGGCGGGTCAGACCTGGATGCGCGCGCACGGACCCGACGCCAACACGTGGATCGAGTCGCTGAAGTCGCCGCCCTATCCCGGCACCATCGACACCGCGCTCGCCGAGCAGGGTGCCGTGCTGTTCCACACGCTGAACCTGTGGGCGACGAGTCGCAACAACCCGGTGCCGAAGCCGAACGAAGGCAACGGCTCGTGCGCGAGCTGCCACGGCGCCTACGCCCCGCGCTACGTCAACGATCCCGCGTTCCTGGCGACACCCGCGCTGGAAGGCATGGCGTCGTACATCACGCCGCAGCGCATCATCCAGACGGACATCGTGCGGCAGAAGACGAACAACGAGGCGGTGCAGGTCGCGGGGGCCAGCAATTTCTTCGGCTACCCGACGACCAAGGGCACGGTGAACGACTGCGGCCCGCAGAACCGCGCGGACCTGCGTGGCAACCGCGAACTGGGCTACCTGGCGCCGCCGCTGTACGGCGTGTGGGCGACCGCGCCGTACCTGCACAACGGGTCGGTCCCGAACGTGTGGGAGGTGCTCAAGCCCTCGGACCGCAAGCCGCTGTGGCGGCGTGTCTCGAACCCGCCGCGCTGGGACCAGGTGGGCCGCACGATCATGGGGTACGACACGCGCATGTCCGCGTACGACACGCAGAAGATGGGCTGGAAGTACGACACGCTGCAGTGCCGGAAGCCCACGCTCTTCGACCCGATCCCGTCGCCGTACTGGCGCTGCGACCCGAAGGACGAGCAGCTGCAGGCCTGGTACAACGAACTGGTGCGGGGCCTCTACTCGAACGTCGCGCTGACCTGGAACGTGCTGTTCCCGCCCACGATCACGAACAGCGACATCGAGGACCGCAAGATCTACAACACGTACATGTTCGGGCAGGGAAACGGCGGGCACACGTTCAACTCAGTGCTCACCGATGCCGAACGCAAGGCGCTCATCGAGTACCTGAAGACCCTGTAGCGGCGTCCACGCGCTGGAGCCACCGCGCGAGCGCGGTGGTGACGGCGGCGGGCTGTTCCAGCGTGGACATGTGCCCGGCCGTCGCCACCGCCACGCGCTCGACCCCGCCGGGCAGCAGGCCCGCCATCTCGTCGCTCAGCTCGGGCGGGGTGACCTTGTCGTCGGCACCGCACAGCACCAGCGCCGGCGCGCGCACCCCGCGCAGCACCGCGCGGTTGTCGGGGCGGTTCATCGCAGCGGTCTGCTGCCGCTTGAAGCCGTCGCGGCCCACGGCCCGGGCCATGTCGGCGAGCAGGCCCACCAGGGCCGCATCTTCGACGTGGGCCGGGTGCAGCAGCTTCGGCGGGAACGAGCCTGCGACCTCGGCGTACGTCGAGTTGCCGCTGTCCAGCGCCTCGATCATCTGGCGGCGGTTGCCGCTCGATTCGGGCGTGTCGGACCGCGCGCCGGTGTCGATCAGCGCGAGGCCCGCGATGCGGTCGGCCGCCTGCCGGCACACCTCGAGCGACACGTAGCCGCCGAGCGAGAAGCCGGCCACGGCGAACGGCCCCTCGGGCATCAGCGAGATCGCGGCCGCCGCGATGGCGGTGACGTGGTCGTGGAGGTCCGTGCGGGCCACGACGAGGGGGCGGTCGGTCTGCACGAAGGCGCCCCGGACCGGCATCCACACGCGGCCGTCGTTCATGATGCCGGGGAGCAGAAGCAGGGGCGTCGTCATGTCGTGTTCCTTGCAGGAGTGAGTCGAAGGGTCAGGGGCGGTCCGCCTGCATGCGCTGCACCAGCAGCGCGAGCAGCGTGTCCAGCACGGGCGTGTCGACACCGCCCTGCCGCGCCAGGTCCTGCACGGCCAGCAGCTGCGCGTCGATCTCGAGCGGGCGACCCGCGACCAGGTCCTGCAGCATCGACGGCGGGTGCCGCACGGTGCGCATGCGCGCGATGCGGGCCTCCTCGTCGGCCGCCACCGTGATGCCCAGTGACGCGGCCACGCGCACGCCTTCGGCGAGCAGCTGGCGGTACACCGCGAGCATGGGTTCGTCGTGCGAGAACGTGATGGGCGGGCGCATCGTCAGCGTCGCGAGCGGCGACGTCGTGATGTTGAGCATCAGCTTCGACCACACCACGTCGCGGATCGCGGTGGACGTGGACAGGCCCGGCAGCGCGGGCTTCATCACCGCCGCGATCTGCTGCAGCCGCGGCGACAGCGTGTTGTCGGGTTCACCGATCACGAAGGTGTTGCTGGTGGCGTTGTTGCGGATCACGCCGGGCGACGACACCTCGTTGGGCGACGTCACCACGCAGCCGATGGCGCGGCGCACGCCCAGCGTGTGCCACAGGCACGCGCCCGGGTCGAGCCGGGCGAGGCGTTCGCTCGCGGGTGGCTGGCCCGGTTCGGCGGGGAGGCCATGGAAGTACCACCAGGGCACGCCGTTGATCGCGAACATCACGGGCGTCTCCGGTCCCAGCAGGGGCTGCATCGCATCCACCACGTGCGGCAATCCGTGTGCCTTCACGGCAGAGATGACGAGGTCCTGCGGGCCGAGGTCGCGCGCGTCGCTGCTGGCGTTCACGCGCACCGTGAAGTCTTCGGCATCGGAGACGTAGCGCAGGCCGTTCGACCGGATGGCTTCGAGGTGCGGGCCGCGGGCCACCACGGAGACGTCGAGCCCGGCGCGTGCGAGCCAGGCGGCGAGGTGGCCGCCGACGGCGCCGGCCCCGAAAACACAGATGCGGGTCATGGGAATTCTTGATGTCACGGATAGGTGGTTTCGATCATAGGGCGTCGCCCCCTTTCATCGTGGCGCGGTGGGTCATTCGACGCCGACGTGGGATTGGAGGCGAGACCTAGCATGGCCCGGCCCCAGGCATCCACCCACCCAAGAAGGGAGAAACCCATGGCCCATCCACTGCCGTTGTCACGCTGGCTGTTCGCAGCCGGTCTCTTCAGCCTCGCTGGTGTCTCGCCGGCCGCGGACCCGCCTGCGAAGAAGCCCCCGCCCACGAGCTACGCCCCGGTCGTGATGGCCGAGGACTTCGCCACCACCATGGCCCGCATGAAGGCCGCCAGGCCGGGCATCGCGTCGCGCCACCAGGGGTTGCTGCAGCAGCGCTACGACCTCGCCGACCGGCCCGCGGCGGGCGTGACGATGTCGCGCGGCAAACCGGTGCAGGACGGCGTGCGCGTGAAGCTGCCCGCCGGCATGACGTGGGACCGCCTTGCCGCGATGAGCCCCGAGGAGGTCCGCCGCGCCGATGCGTTCCCCGCGGGCTTCCTGCCGCTGCCCCACCCGAACCATCCCGAGGGCGGCATGGTGTTCCCGAAGTTCCACATCGACGAGGTCAAGCGGCAGGAAGCGCGCGACCTCACGCGCTTCGACCTCGACTTCGACCTGCCCGACCACGTGCTGCCCGAGTTCCCCGCGCCGATCTTCCTCACGACACGGCCGGACCTGGGCGACGTGTCGAAGGGCAAGCTTGTCACCCTCGACAACTACTTCGAGCTGTTCGACGGCGTGCTCAACCCGAAGCAGCTCGAGGGCCTGCGCCTGCTCGTCACGCCGTTCGCGCAGCAGCAGTTCAACCAGACCAGCGACCGCCGCTCCGAACGTCCGAGCCGCGGGGTCGCGTGCCTCGACTGCCATGCCAACGGCCATGCGAACGGAGCGACCCACCTCGCGGGCGACGTGCGGCCGCAGGGCTTCCGCCATCGCATCGACACGCCCACGCTGCGGGGTGTCAACGTGCAGCGGCTGTTCGGCTCGCAGCGCGCGCTCAAGTCGGTGGAGGACTTCACCGAGTTCGAGCAGCGCGCCGCGTACTTCGACGGCGACCCGGTGATCGCGACGAAGAAGGGGGTGAACATCCTGGAGCGTGGCAGCCAGGTGCACTTCATGGGCGAGTTCCAGGCGCTGCTCGACTTCCCGCCCGCGCCCAAGCTGGGTGTGGACGGCAGGCTCGACCCGCGCAAGGCCTCGCCCGCGGAGCTGCGCGGCCAGGCGGTGTTCTTCGGCAAGGGCACGTGCGCGTCGTGCCACGCGCCGCCGTACTACACCGACAACACGATGCACAACCTGCGCACCGAACGCTTCTTCGCGCCGCGCGACATCCTCGGTCGCACCGCGAACATGGACGGTCCGATCAAGACCTTCCCGCTGCGCGGCATCAAGGACTCGCCGCCGTACCTGCACGACGGGCGGCTGCTGACCCTCGACGACACGGTCGAGTTCTTCAACCTGGTGCTCGAGACGAAGCTGACGGCCGAAGAGAAGAAGGACCTGGTGGCGTTCCTGCGGGCGCTGTGACGGCACGCGCCGGCCGGTGGGCGGCCGTGGACCACACCACGCCGCCCAGCAGGCACACGACCGCGGCCACCTCCAGCACGGTGGGGCCGCGGCCTTCCCACAGGAAACCGTACAGCATGCCGAACAGGGTCTCGAACACGATCATCTGACCCATCAGGGCCAGCGGCAGCAGGCGGCCGGCGCGGTTCCAGCACGCGTTGCCCACCACGGAGGCGAACACCGCGACGGTGAGGGCCATGCCCCAGAAGCCGAGCCACTCGGCCGGGGTGTGTCCGGAGGACGGGCCCGCGAAGGCGGGAACGGCGAGGACGAGCGCCAGCGCGCCGGTCATCACGCCGACGAGCAGCGAAGCGTCGTGGGCCGACAGGTCGGTGCGGCGTGCGAGCCAGCGGCGGTTGACCACCGTGTAGCCGGTCCAGCAGGCCAGCGCCCCGAAGCCGCACAACAGGCCCACGGCCCGGGTGAGCAGGTCGCCGCCCGGCCCGTGGCTGCCCTGCAGGGCCTCCCAGCCGACCAGCGCGGTGCCCAGGCCGCCGAGGGCGAGCGGCGCCGCGAGGGTGCGCAGCGGCACGGCCCCCGGCTCGCGGCTCCCGAGCACCGCGACGACGAGGGGCATCAGCCCGATGATCAGCGCGGTGGCCGCGCCCCCGGCCCACTGAACCGCGGTGGCGAGCATCAGGTAGTAGACGATGTTTCCGAGCAGGGCCAGCTGCACGAGGGCGAGCAGGTCGGCGCGCCCGAGGCGAAGCCACAGCGCGCGCCAGCGCGGGGCGATCAGCACCGCGGCGATGGCGCCGTAGGCGAGGTAGCGCGCGGCCGACAGCTGCAGCGCGGCGAAGTTGCCCAGCACCTGCGGCGCGAGGAAGACGAGGCCCCAGAGGGCGCCGGCGGTCACGCCCTGGGCGGTGCCGCGGAAGAGCCGCGTGTCGCGCGGGGGGGTTGTGGAAGTGATCGAGGAGTGCATGCCTCCAGCTTCGCTGCGGATTAGCGCGACGTCTTGGCCTGGGCTCGCAGGCGCCTGACCGAGACTACTGTCGACGTTAGGACGCAGGGGATCGCAGGAAATTCTTCGGCGGAGGCGCCTAGGCCAGTATGTAAATATTACATTGACTGGTAGAGTGCACTTGTCGGACCGCCGAAATGAAAGGCCTAAAACCGACTACACCTCACCTACCTACACCTGCGGGGAGACAGAAAGATCATGGCTTATCGGAACGGAAACTACGCTGCTTTCTATGTAATCGAACCGTTTAGCACGAGCTCCCTCGGAGCTAACGCGACCAAGGACTTTTGCTACTACAACACCTTGAGGATGTGGAAGGGTGCTGACCCGAGCTTTCCTTTTGTGGATTCGCACGAAAAGACTTATAGCGTTCGCGATGGAAGTGATTGGGAGTCGACGTTGAAGCCTCGTCTGCGGGAGCGGCTTCGAAATTCGAAGAACCTCGTCCTGTTTCTTAGTTCGGGCACCGTCAACTCTCGCGCCGTGAAGGAGGAGGTTGACTACGCAATTAACGACCAAGGATTGCCAGTTATTGTGATTTACCCGGAGTACTCAACAAAAGAAAGTCTTCTGTTGAACGGGGCACTGAGGGATGAGGTGAAGGGGCTGTGGGGCAAAATCCCCGTGCTCAAGGACTCAATTAATAAAGTTCCCACGCTTCACGTACCTTTGAACAAGGCGGTTATCAAAGATGCCCTGAGTGATCCCGGTTTCATGGTGGGAAGTAAGAATAAGCCGGACATTTATCGATACAAGGCCTGATATCGGTGCTAGCCAATGGCAAAAGTTAAACTATTTGACAGCCGCGTATACAGGAAATTTCTCGAAGTCACCTCGGCAATTAGCGCGACATTGTCGGCGGTTGTTCTTTTTGTTGATATTCCGGCCGCCCACAAAATAAAAGGGGGCTGGATATTTTTGGGGCTCTTGGCGGTAATCTATTTTGCTATCTGGGCTTGGTCCAGCAACCTCAATAGCATAGAGATTAATGTGGAGGGCAGTGATGTTGCGATCAAAGTTGGCGATATTTTTCAACAGCCCGGGCTGAAGGCTATTGCGTTCAATGAGTACTTTGACACGCAGGTGGATAATGTCATCATCAGCGAAAGATCGGTTAATGGAATTTTTCTTCAAAAGCACCTAGATATTTCTGTTTCCCAGTTGGATGCTCACATTGAGAGCTATGATTTTGAGAAGGAAGAGGTTGTCGGGGTCGATGCAATGCGAAGGCTGGGGAAAAAGCGTAAACATCAAATAGGCAGTATTTGCGTTTACAAAGATTTCTTGTTGACGGCATTCTCAAAGTTTGACGCAAGTAACAAAGCTTCGCTGACGATGCCGGAGTACCTGGAGTTCCTCATAAACTTCTGGGATCGAGTAAACAATGTTTATGCTCAGAAAAGTGTTTCCACCACCGTATTTGGTTCAGGTATTACCCGTATCAAAGGGCATAAAAATATTGCCGACGAGGATCTGCTAAAAATTATGCTTTGGACGTTTCGGATAAGTGAAATGCGGTTCAAGCATCCTGCTAAGTTAACGGTTGTTATCCATCCCGACAAGATTGGTCAAATCAACCTGCTGGACATCAAATCAGCGAGGAATGGGATTTGATGGGTTGATCGCCTGCGCGGGGGCTTCGTCCCCACTGCCGATGGGGCCTGTGGACGATTTGCTTGCCGTCAGCGAGCGGAGCGATGGGATTTTCGATATGCGGCCGGCGTGAGCCCTGTGGCCCTGCGCAGCGCGCGGGTGAGGGCGGTCTGGTCGGAGTAGCCGGCGTCCAGGGCCAGCTGGGCGATGGGGGTGGTGGTGCCGGCGAGCGCGTCCTGCACGGCCCGCAAGCGCAGGTCCGACAGCCAGGCCTGCGGCGTGCGGTCGTGTTCGGCGCGGAACACCGCGTGCAGCCGGCTGACGCTCAGGCCCGCCTCGACCGCCATGCGGGCCGCGGGCCAGGCTTCGCCGGGCGCGGCCTCGATGCGGCGCAGCAGCGGGTCGAGGCGCGAGGCGGGGCGGCGTTCGGCCGCCAGCGCGTCGATCAGCAGCGGCGCGCAGTGCCGGGTGATCGCGTCGGGCACGCCGTCGGCCGGGGACGCGAGCTGCACGAACTCGACGAGCCGGCGCACGGCCGCGGGCACCGGCAGGAAGGTCTGGCGGCGCAGGCGTTCGACGGCGTCGTCGCCCATGTCGGCCAGGGTGCAGTCGAGCACCAGGAACTGGTTGTGGCCGTCGCCCGATTGCGCGTGGTCGCTGCCGGGCGCGATGAACGCCGCGAGGCCGTTGTCGACCCGCCCACCGCGGCCCTCGACCTCCAGCTCGATCCGGCCGTGCACGCCGATCACCACCTGCACGTGGTCGTGCCGGTGGGGCGCGCCGTCGGCGCCGTAGCGGCGCAGGCTCAGGGCGCCCTGGGGAAGGATCGGGGAGGACATCAGGACACGAGCATACGCCCGCCGCCCGCTCAGCTGGTCATGGCCTCCCGGGCACGCATCTTCGCGGCGATGTAGTCGCCGTGCGGGATGTAGAGCAGGTCGGCCAGCTTGCGCATCACGTGCTGCTCGTGGGCGTCGAGCCGCCCGTCGGCGTAGGCCACCTGCCACATGTACTCGACGATGCGGGCCTTCTGCTCGGGCTCCAGCTGGTCGTTCAGGCGCGACGTGAAGGTGTGCAGGTCGTGGGCCTCGCGGGCGGTCTGGTCGGCCACCACCATCAGCGCCTCGACTTCGTCGGCATTGAGCGCGAACCGGTCGCGCAACGCGACGATCACCGACGCCCGCTCCGACAGGCCGATGTGGGCGTCGGACCGCATGACCTCGACCAGCAGCACCGCGGTGGCCACCTGCAGCGTGTGTTCGAAAGCGGCCCGGGGGGCGGCCTGCGGCAGCAGCGGTTCGAGGAAGGACTTGAGGGTGGTGAACATGGGCGGCTCCGTCGGCGGGGTCCGGGTCGGACCCGGGCGGGCCGCGCAGGTTCCGTGCCCGCGGCCGGTCAGCGCGGCCAGGCCCGGTCGATCAGCGCCTCGAACGCCGCCGGATCGGGCAGCGTGCCGAACACCCGGCCCCATTGCGGCTCGAAGCGGCTCGTGACGAACGCGTCGGCCACGACCGTGGGCGCGTGTTCGCGCAGCAGTGCGGCCTGCAGCAGCAGCACCAGCTGCTGCGCGAGGCGGCGTGCCCCGGCCTCGACCGACTCGGGCGGCTGGCCCAGCACGGCCTTCAGGCCGGCGAGGTGAGGGCGCAGGCGGGTGTCGCCGCCCAGGCGTTCGCCGAGGTGCTCCGCCAGCGCGGCCAGCGCCTCGGGTTCGCGGCCGATGGCACGCAGCATGTCGAGGCCCATCACGTTGCCCGACCCCTCCCAGATGGAGATCACCGGCATCTCGCGGAAGAGCCGCCCCATCGGGCCGTCCTCCACGTAGCCGTTGCCGCCGAAGACCTCCATGGCCTCGGCGCCCAGTTCGATGCTGCGCTTGGCCACCCAGAACTTCGCGGCCGGCGTGACGATGCGCTTGTACGCGCGTTCGAGCGGGTCGTCGGCCGCGCGGTCGAAGGACTGCGTGAGCCGCATCATCAGCGCGGTGGCGGCTTCGCTCTCGAGCGCCATGTCGGCCAGCACGTTGCGCATCAGCGGCTGGTCCACCAGCAGCTTGCCGAAGGCCTTGCGGTGGCGCGTGTGGTGGATGGCCTGCACCACCGCCTGGCGGATCAGCCCCGCGCTGCCCATCACGCAGTTGAGCCGCGTGTACGTGGCCATCTCGATGATGGTGGGCACGCCGCGGCCTTCCTCGCCGACCATCAGGCCCCACGCGCCGTTGAACTCCACCTCGCTGCTGGCGTTCGAGTGGTTGCCCACCTTGTTCTTGAGCCGCTGGATGAACACGGCGTTGTGGCTGCCGTCGGGCCGGAAGCGCGGCACGTAGAAACACGAGAAGCCGCCGGGCGCCTGTGCCACCACGAGGTGGGCGTCGGACTGCGGCGCCGAGAAGAACCACTTGTGGCCGGTGAGCTCGTACTGCGCGCCGCGGCCCTCGCCGCGCACCGGCACGGCCCGCGTGGTGTTCGCGCGCAGGTCGGAGCCGCCCTGCTTCTCGGTCATGCCCATGCCCACCAGCATCGCGGCCTTCTGCTCGACCGGCACGTCGCGGGCGTCGTAGGTGCGCGAGTACAGCTTCGGCTCCAGCTGCTTGAAGAGCTGCGGCTCCTGCTGCAGCACGGGGATGGCGGCGAAGGTCATGGACCCGGGGCACTGCGAGCCCGCCTCGACCTGCATGTGCATCGAGAACGCCGCCGCGTAGGCGCCCCAGGCGCCGGGGCGTGGGTCGGAGAAGGGCTGCGAGATCTGCCCGCTCTCGCGCTGCAGCCGCATGATGGCGTGCCACGACGGGTGGAACTCGACGCGGTCGATGCGGTGGCCCACGCGGTCGAACGTGTGCAGCTCCGGCTTGAACCGGTTGGCCTCCTCGGCCAGCCGCAGCGTCTCGGCGCTTCCCAGGCGTTCGCCGTACGCGGCGAGGTCCGCCACGTGCCCGGCCGCACCGGCCCGGGCCACGGCCTCCTGCAGCGCGGTGTCGGTGGTGAACACGTTGTAGTCGGCCAGCGGGGCGACGACGTTCGTGACTTCGTGGGTGGCGCCGTGCATGGGGAGTCTCCTCGGTGCGCATTTCGGGGCGGATGGCAGTGTCCTCCTGTTGTTCCATCCAGTAAACTGGCGTCGTGGAAAACCCCGTCTATGTCGTCGCGGTGCGTGCGTTGTGCGAGTTCGCGGCGAAGGTCGGTGACCTCGACCACCGCTTCACGCCCGGCCCGTCCGCGGCGGAGGGCGTGGCCGGGCACGCGGCCGTGGCCATGCGGCGGGGGCCCAATGCGGAAAACGAGGTGTCGCTGTCGGGCGAACACGGGCCGCTGCGCGTGCGCGGCCGCGCCGACGGGTACGACCCCGACCGCCAGCGCCTCGAGGAGGTCAAGACCTACCGCGGCGACCTGGCCGCCATGCCCGCCAACCACCGTGCGCTGCACTGGGCCCAGGCCAAGGTGTACGGCGCGCTGCTGTGCCGCGAACGCAAGCTGGAGCGCCTGACGGTCGCCCTCGTGTACCACGACGTGGGCACGCTGCACGACACGGTGATGTCCGAGAAACATTCGGCCGCCGACCTCGATGCCTTCTTCGTCGGGCTGTGCGAACGGTTCATGGCGTGGGCGCGGCAGGAGCTCGTCCACCGCACCGCACGCGATGCGGCGCTCACCGCGCTCGCGTTTCCGCACGGTGACTTCCGCCCGGGCCAGCGCCAGCTCGCCGAGGCCGTCTACAAGGCCGCCGGGGCGGGGCGCTGCCTCGCGGCGCAGGCGCCCACGGGCATCGGCAAGACGCTGGGCACGGTGTTCCCGATGCTGAAGGCCTGCCCCACGCAGCGGCTCGACAAGGTGTTCTTCCTTGCCGCGAAGACGCCCGGCCGCGGCCTCGCGCTCGAGGCGCTGCACACCGTGGTGAAGAGCGAGGGCGGCCAGCCGCTGCGCGTGCTGGAACTGGCGGCGCGCGACAAGACCTGCGAGCACCCCGGGAAGGCCTGCCACGGCGACAGCTGCCCGCTCGCCCGCGGCTTCTACGACCGCCTGCCCGAGGCGCGCAGCGCCGCGGTGGCGGCCGGCTTCCTCGACCGCGCCACGCTGCGCACCGTCGCCGCCACCCACGGCGTGTGCCCGTACTACCTGGGCCAGGAGATGGTGCGCTGGGCCGACGTGGTCGTGGGCGACTACAACTACTTCTTCGACCTCGCCGCGATGCTGCACGGCCTGACGCTCGCCAACGGGTGGCGCGTGGGACTGCTGGTGGACGAAGCCCACAACCTGCTCGAACGCGCGCGCAAGATGTACTCGGCCACGCTGGCCCAGGTGCAGCTCGACGCCGCGCGGCGCATCGCGCCCGAGCCGCTGAAGAAGCCGCTCGAACGCCTGCACCGCGCGTGGGTGCAGCTCAACGGCGAATGCCCGTCGGCCTTCGAGGTGTTCGACGAACTGCCGCAGCGCTGGTTCGGCGCGCTCGCCAACGCCATCGACGCGATGGCGTCCTTCCTCGGCGACCACCCCGACCAGGTGCCGCCCGACCTGCTGCGCTTCTACTTCGACCTGCTGCACTTCGCGCGTGTGTCCGACCGCTTCGGCACGCACTCGCAGTTCGACATCACGGTGGAAGAACACGGCCACCGCAAGCGCTCCGTGCTGTGCCTGCGCAACGTGGTGCCGGCGCCGTTCCTGCGCCAGCGCTTCGACGCGGCGCACACCACCACGCTGTTCTCGGCCACGCTGTCGCCCCGCGCGTTCTACGGCGACACGCTGGGCCTGCCCACCGACACGCGGTGGATCGACGTCGACTCGCCGTTCACGCGCGACCAGCTCGCGGTGCACGTCACGCCCCACATCTCCACGCGCCATGCCGACCGCCCCGCGTCGGTGGCGCCCATCGCCGAACTCATCGCCCGGCAGTACCGCGAGCGGCCCGGCAACTACCTCGCCTTCTTCAGCAGCTTCGAGTACCTGAACCAGGTGATGGCGAGGCTGCAGGCCGAT
This genomic stretch from Piscinibacter gummiphilus harbors:
- the roxB gene encoding rubber dioxygenase RoxB; amino-acid sequence: MSSQHPWAPARRLSMVLLLGLSAGLAASAQAATDLIQSSRGGSPLWDYCEGKPAATVLPADPRSLVQPGISTGKAVAFNAYWKDCHTDPAAVQEAGHPKTCGDLRDRFYRGGGLLETGSPTVAALFTGDNTRTLESVFGASTLTATQYNALWTTWGGFVVRPDNFDQLVAERYGSVFGTGRNPYPKPFEDPNRTNGGTGRLPEMFTQLRNPDGTWSGRIGVTCHACHSGAANGVPAPGGGSSLQDLHLFLRDALPLGYLASLASIANLTRTRGTNNASDINLAFVFPDQGLLPLDTFLGVLASGSTASMDTPAWWNMGHRPVKFVDGVFPMDAPRVDMVFYTPLLGLFGSVGGPLSEAGQTWMRAHGPDANTWIESLKSPPYPGTIDTALAEQGAVLFHTLNLWATSRNNPVPKPNEGNGSCASCHGAYAPRYVNDPAFLATPALEGMASYITPQRIIQTDIVRQKTNNEAVQVAGASNFFGYPTTKGTVNDCGPQNRADLRGNRELGYLAPPLYGVWATAPYLHNGSVPNVWEVLKPSDRKPLWRRVSNPPRWDQVGRTIMGYDTRMSAYDTQKMGWKYDTLQCRKPTLFDPIPSPYWRCDPKDEQLQAWYNELVRGLYSNVALTWNVLFPPTITNSDIEDRKIYNTYMFGQGNGGHTFNSVLTDAERKALIEYLKTL
- a CDS encoding alpha/beta fold hydrolase: MTTPLLLLPGIMNDGRVWMPVRGAFVQTDRPLVVARTDLHDHVTAIAAAAISLMPEGPFAVAGFSLGGYVSLEVCRQAADRIAGLALIDTGARSDTPESSGNRRQMIEALDSGNSTYAEVAGSFPPKLLHPAHVEDAALVGLLADMARAVGRDGFKRQQTAAMNRPDNRAVLRGVRAPALVLCGADDKVTPPELSDEMAGLLPGGVERVAVATAGHMSTLEQPAAVTTALARWLQRVDAATGSSGTR
- a CDS encoding ketopantoate reductase family protein, whose translation is MTRICVFGAGAVGGHLAAWLARAGLDVSVVARGPHLEAIRSNGLRYVSDAEDFTVRVNASSDARDLGPQDLVISAVKAHGLPHVVDAMQPLLGPETPVMFAINGVPWWYFHGLPAEPGQPPASERLARLDPGACLWHTLGVRRAIGCVVTSPNEVSSPGVIRNNATSNTFVIGEPDNTLSPRLQQIAAVMKPALPGLSTSTAIRDVVWSKLMLNITTSPLATLTMRPPITFSHDEPMLAVYRQLLAEGVRVAASLGITVAADEEARIARMRTVRHPPSMLQDLVAGRPLEIDAQLLAVQDLARQGGVDTPVLDTLLALLVQRMQADRP
- a CDS encoding cytochrome B6, with the translated sequence MAHPLPLSRWLFAAGLFSLAGVSPAADPPAKKPPPTSYAPVVMAEDFATTMARMKAARPGIASRHQGLLQQRYDLADRPAAGVTMSRGKPVQDGVRVKLPAGMTWDRLAAMSPEEVRRADAFPAGFLPLPHPNHPEGGMVFPKFHIDEVKRQEARDLTRFDLDFDLPDHVLPEFPAPIFLTTRPDLGDVSKGKLVTLDNYFELFDGVLNPKQLEGLRLLVTPFAQQQFNQTSDRRSERPSRGVACLDCHANGHANGATHLAGDVRPQGFRHRIDTPTLRGVNVQRLFGSQRALKSVEDFTEFEQRAAYFDGDPVIATKKGVNILERGSQVHFMGEFQALLDFPPAPKLGVDGRLDPRKASPAELRGQAVFFGKGTCASCHAPPYYTDNTMHNLRTERFFAPRDILGRTANMDGPIKTFPLRGIKDSPPYLHDGRLLTLDDTVEFFNLVLETKLTAEEKKDLVAFLRAL
- a CDS encoding DMT family transporter, encoding MHSSITSTTPPRDTRLFRGTAQGVTAGALWGLVFLAPQVLGNFAALQLSAARYLAYGAIAAVLIAPRWRALWLRLGRADLLALVQLALLGNIVYYLMLATAVQWAGGAATALIIGLMPLVVAVLGSREPGAVPLRTLAAPLALGGLGTALVGWEALQGSHGPGGDLLTRAVGLLCGFGALACWTGYTVVNRRWLARRTDLSAHDASLLVGVMTGALALVLAVPAFAGPSSGHTPAEWLGFWGMALTVAVFASVVGNACWNRAGRLLPLALMGQMIVFETLFGMLYGFLWEGRGPTVLEVAAVVCLLGGVVWSTAAHRPARAVTAPAGTPPGPSSLRPSASSRAPG
- a CDS encoding TIR domain-containing protein, with amino-acid sequence MAYRNGNYAAFYVIEPFSTSSLGANATKDFCYYNTLRMWKGADPSFPFVDSHEKTYSVRDGSDWESTLKPRLRERLRNSKNLVLFLSSGTVNSRAVKEEVDYAINDQGLPVIVIYPEYSTKESLLLNGALRDEVKGLWGKIPVLKDSINKVPTLHVPLNKAVIKDALSDPGFMVGSKNKPDIYRYKA
- a CDS encoding macro domain-containing protein; protein product: MAKVKLFDSRVYRKFLEVTSAISATLSAVVLFVDIPAAHKIKGGWIFLGLLAVIYFAIWAWSSNLNSIEINVEGSDVAIKVGDIFQQPGLKAIAFNEYFDTQVDNVIISERSVNGIFLQKHLDISVSQLDAHIESYDFEKEEVVGVDAMRRLGKKRKHQIGSICVYKDFLLTAFSKFDASNKASLTMPEYLEFLINFWDRVNNVYAQKSVSTTVFGSGITRIKGHKNIADEDLLKIMLWTFRISEMRFKHPAKLTVVIHPDKIGQINLLDIKSARNGI
- a CDS encoding helix-turn-helix domain-containing protein encodes the protein MSSPILPQGALSLRRYGADGAPHRHDHVQVVIGVHGRIELEVEGRGGRVDNGLAAFIAPGSDHAQSGDGHNQFLVLDCTLADMGDDAVERLRRQTFLPVPAAVRRLVEFVQLASPADGVPDAITRHCAPLLIDALAAERRPASRLDPLLRRIEAAPGEAWPAARMAVEAGLSVSRLHAVFRAEHDRTPQAWLSDLRLRAVQDALAGTTTPIAQLALDAGYSDQTALTRALRRATGLTPAAYRKSHRSAR